The Macrotis lagotis isolate mMagLag1 chromosome 6, bilby.v1.9.chrom.fasta, whole genome shotgun sequence genome includes a window with the following:
- the IL12A gene encoding interleukin-12 subunit alpha, with amino-acid sequence MAPRPDTSLGHIVSIAILLGLTQVNWTKSLPVTQPEPNMHQCLQGSKNLLEAVRDTLQKARQKLELYSCSSEEVDHEDITEARTSTVRACLPSELTKNESCLVSPETLFIKKLCLNSIYEDLQTYKAEFNMIKETLAKDPTRQISLNQNMLTAIDEMMQALNFNSANMPLTSLSKEPDFYKTKVKLCILLHAFKVRAVTINRMMSYLAAS; translated from the exons ATGGCCCCGAGACCGGACACCAGCCTCGGAC ATATCGTCTCCATTGCCATACTTCTTGGCCTCACCCAAGTCAACTGGACCAAGAGCCTTCCTGTGACCCAGCCTGAACCAAATATGCACCAGTGTCTCCAAGGTTCCAAGAATCTGTTGGAGGCTGTAAGAGACACTCTTCAAAAG GCAAGACAAAAACTTGAACTCTACTCTTGTTCCTCGGAAGAAGTGGATCATGAAGACATCACTGAAGCCAGAACCAGCACAGTGAGGGCCTGCTTACCTTCAGAATTAACCAAG AATGAAAGTTGCCTGGTTTCCCCAGAGACACTTTTCATTAAG AAATTGTGCCTTAATAGCATCTATGAGGATCTGCAGACCTATAAGGCTGAGTTTAATATGATCAAGGAAACTCTTGCAAAGGACCCTACAAGGCAGATTTCTCTGAACCAAAACATGTTGACTGCTATTGATGAGATGATGCAG GCCCTGAATTTCAACAGTGCAAACATGCCTCTGACCTCTTTATCCAAAGAACCTGACTTTTACAAGACCAAAGTCAAGCTTTGTATCCTCCTTCATGCTTTTAAAGTCCGGGCTGTGACCATCAATAGAATGATGAGCTACTTGGCTGCTTCCTAA